GGCCGCGGGCGAGATGATCGCGTCGATGCTCGCGGGCAAGGGCCACGAGACGGGCAGCCAGCTCTTCTTCCGCGGCGTCCTGTGCAACATCCTGGTGTGCGCCGCGATCTGGGCGTGCGGACGCCTGCGCTCGGAGGCGGGCAAGGCGATCATCATCTTCTGGGCGATCTTCGCGTTCATCTCCTCGGGGTTCGAGCACGTCGTCGCGAACATGACGACGTTCAGCATCGGCCTCTTCAGCCCCGAGGCCCTGACCACGTGGGGCGAGTTCGGGCGCAACCTGCTGTTCGTCGGGCTGGGCAACCTGGTGGGCGGAGCGGTCGTGGTGGGGCTGGGCTACGCGGTGGTCTCGGGGCGGCAGCGCGCCGGGACCCACGGCGTCGAGGCGGCCGTCGACGATGGGGCCGCGCGCCGGATGGACGTCGGAGCAGTGGTCGCTCCAGCCGGGAACGCCGAGCGCTAGTCTCGCCAGTCGGACCGTCCCGCGGGTGGTTTTCGGCGGAATTCCGGGGTTTGCACGCCGGGAAAGTCGGGAAAAGATGCACACATGGGGCGGATCAGGTAACGGATCCGCCGGGAAGTGTCGGAATTCACTGCTCGACGTGGCATGATCCCCGATCATGGGCATCAAGACGGTCGCGGATCTCACGCAGGTCGCCGAACCTGCCTGGCCAACGCTCGCCCGGATGTTCCAACGGCCGGGTGTCGAGGTCCTTGCCCCTCCTGAGTGGGCCCCCGAGGTCCTCTACCGCCTCCAGATCACGACACGCTCGACCCTGGGAGCCCTTGCGCTCCACACGGGCGGCGTGCTGGTCGACCACGGGTGGCTCCGACTTCTCGGCGGGGGCGCGTACGGGCTCCCGGACCTCGCCACGATCAACGGGCTCGGCGACCCGGCCGAGGGAAGCGTCGCGCCGCAGAGGCTCGTCGTCGCGTTCGACGTGCTCGGCGGGACGTTCGCGGTCAACGGTGGCGGCCTGCCCGGCCCGCTCGGGGATGTGCACTACTTCGCGCCCGACACGCTCGAGTGGCACGTTCTGGGCTTCGGGCTCGGGGCCTTCGCGGAGTGGGCCGTGAGCGGCGGGCTGGCCGAGTACGTGGCCGACCTGCGCTGGCCAGGTTGGGTCGACGACCTGGAAGCGCTCCCGCCAAGCCAGGGTCTCAGCGTCTACCCGCCGTTGTGGTCGGACCAGGGGCGCGGATCGACCAAGCGCAGCCCGGTCCCGCTCGACGGCCTCGCCGCTTGGCACCAGGAGCTGGGAGAACGGATGACTCCCTTCGCCGACGCGGCAACCGAGGGAGAGACGGACCCCGGCTTTCGCTGACGGCAGTGGACGCCACCGTTGCGGCAGGCACGTCGCGCGGCCTGG
This region of Oerskovia jenensis genomic DNA includes:
- a CDS encoding formate/nitrite transporter family protein, with product MLSLSENLTEQSRAARTKVAGTRHPWRYLVAAMLAGAYIGVGVVLMVTTAGPFLAAGAPAERLVAGGVFAVALTLVVFAGAELSTSAMMILTQGAVTRTIPVRSAVGTLLFCFGGNLLGSMLFGWMVVQSGILHTNAAAGEMIASMLAGKGHETGSQLFFRGVLCNILVCAAIWACGRLRSEAGKAIIIFWAIFAFISSGFEHVVANMTTFSIGLFSPEALTTWGEFGRNLLFVGLGNLVGGAVVVGLGYAVVSGRQRAGTHGVEAAVDDGAARRMDVGAVVAPAGNAER
- a CDS encoding DUF2625 family protein, with the translated sequence MGIKTVADLTQVAEPAWPTLARMFQRPGVEVLAPPEWAPEVLYRLQITTRSTLGALALHTGGVLVDHGWLRLLGGGAYGLPDLATINGLGDPAEGSVAPQRLVVAFDVLGGTFAVNGGGLPGPLGDVHYFAPDTLEWHVLGFGLGAFAEWAVSGGLAEYVADLRWPGWVDDLEALPPSQGLSVYPPLWSDQGRGSTKRSPVPLDGLAAWHQELGERMTPFADAATEGETDPGFR